One stretch of Macrotis lagotis isolate mMagLag1 chromosome 7, bilby.v1.9.chrom.fasta, whole genome shotgun sequence DNA includes these proteins:
- the LOC141493492 gene encoding tubulin alpha-8 chain — protein sequence MRECISVHVGQAGVQIGNACWELFCLEHGIQADGTFGTQANKINNDDSFTTFFSETGTGKHVPRAVMVDLEPSVVDEVRAGPYRHLFHPEQLITGKEDAANNYARGHYTIGKESIDLVLDRIRKLTDSCSGLQGFLIFHSFGGGTGSGFTSLLMERLSLDYGKKSKLEFAIYPAPQVSTAVVEPYNSILTTHTTLEHSDCAFMVDNEAIYDICRRNLDIERPTYTNLNRLISQIVSSITASLRFDGALNVDLTEFQTNLVPYPRIHFPLVTYAPIISSEKAYHEQLSVAEITSSCFEPNSQMVKCDPRHGKYMACCMLYRGDVVPKDVNVAIAAIKTKRTIQFVDWCPTGFKVGINYQPPTVVPGGDLAKVHRAVCMLSNTTAIAEAWARLDHKFDLMYAKRAFVHWYVGEGMEEGEFSEAREDLAALEKDYEEVGTDSFEDENEGDEY from the exons CGTGAATGTATATCAGTCCATGTGGGTCAAGCAGGAGTCCAGATTGGCAATGCTTGTTGGGAACTTTTCTGCTTAGAGCATGGCATCCAAGCTGATGGTACTTTTGGCACACAGGCCAACAAGATCAACAATGATGATTCCTTCACCACCTTTTTCAGTGAGACTGGCACTGGAAAGCATGTGCCCCGGGCAGTGATGGTTGATCTGGAACCATCTGTAGTAG ATGAAGTTCGGGCTGGTCCCTATAGACATCTCTTTCATCCAGAGCAGCTGATTACTGGGAAGGAAGATGCTGCCAACAACTATGCCCGTGGCCACTATACCATTGGCAAAGAGAGCATTGACTTAGTATTGGACCGAATTAGAAAGCTG ACAGACTCCTGTTCAGGCCTTCAGGGCTTCCTCATCTTCCATAGCTTTGGTGGGGGCACTGGCTCTGGCTTCACTTCTCTGCTGATGGAACGCCTCTCCTTGGATTATGGCAAGAAGTCCAAATTGGAGTTTGCTATCTATCCAGCTCCTCAGGTCTCCACCGCAGTTGTTGAACCTTACAACTCAATATTGACCACCCATACCACCCTAGAACATTCAGACTGTGCTTTCATGGTAGACAATGAGGCCATTTATGATATCTGCCGTCGCAACCTGGATATTGAGCGTCCAACTTACACCAACCTCAATCGCCTCATTAGTCAGATTGTCTCCTCCATCACTGCCTCCCTCCGTTTTGATGGTGCCCTCAACGTGGACCTCACTGAATTCCAGACCAACTTGGTGCCTTATCCCCGAATTCATTTCCCTTTAGTCACCTATGCGCCTATTATTTCCTCAGAAAAAGCTTACCATGAGCAACTTTCAGTAGCAGAGATTACCAGCTCCTGCTTTGAGCCCAATAGTCAGATGGTAAAGTGTGACCCAAGACATGGCAAGTATATGGCCTGCTGCATGCTCTACCGAGGGGATGTTGTCCCCAAGGATGTGAATGTTGCTATTGCAGCTATCAAGACCAAGAGAACCATCCAATTTGTAGACTGGTGCCCCACAGGTTTCAAG GTTGGTATCAACTATCAGCCCCCAACAGTGGTACCAGGAGGAGATCTGGCAAAAGTTCATCGGGCTGTCTGCATGCTGAGTAACACCACTGCTATTGCTGAGGCCTGGGCCAGACTGGACCACAAGTTTGACCTGATGTATGCTAAGCGTGCTTTTGTGCACTGGTATGTGGGTGAGGGCATGGAAGAAGGAGAGTTTTCAGAGGCCAGAGAGGACCTGGCTGCTCTGGAGAAGGACTATGAAGAAGTGGGGACTGACTCctttgaagatgaaaatgaaggggATGAGTATTAA